In Pectinophora gossypiella chromosome 1, ilPecGoss1.1, whole genome shotgun sequence, one genomic interval encodes:
- the LOC126368848 gene encoding 5'-AMP-activated protein kinase subunit gamma-2-like, whose product MDPILENEGAAADSPAKYGKAKHKHKKKKNQTDKQQEAPLVVGEKKRFVVTKLSASDEKDVPSDSVAQSNIHTVHFGTRGVESQRPHVRSIFKEKPPDAARASSADREPTSTKEYETFHGTSSSSPRSSIFDIFRLRRKSDAKKHQTFMQNVKAALGATPKSAEAPEAPKVEQTAETPKDSHKKYYHTVTGASSRKSSPMTRVMDLFKSKPQQDTNQATTHPVKKKDVTSRRKSIETTSPTYHKNSYASFDPMQAKQLFREARGLPKYDPYLSIVQISIGGRDKTRLLLNFFKYHKCYEILPKSAKVIIFDTQFLVRKTFPTLISHGIRSAPLWDAHKKLLVGMITVTDFIRILLHYDTENLSIEDLERHTLQSWKRILRPSRKPLCSVGPDQSLHEAINLLNKNRVHRLLMIDPFNGDVLYILSHKRILRFLFVYLNEFPELTFFHKTLTDLKIGTYDDIVSVTDNTSIRTAFQLLLDKDISAVPVLDENGTLIDVYAKYEVLNLVSEKLYSNLSFTISEVRNKKKDWEEKLQKCHSSITLYEALEVIVRTESHRLLLVNKDDKLVGIVSLSDILVYLNRIIPSEKKVSSLQELFKPLEVNKLPESSREIENEVISIEVPNIAGVVSKSDETTSNNNNDNKNEDSKAEVEENEEEKEEVEESDVTEKESKIGESSNEQDPLPPTNEETNNKVDKLCE is encoded by the coding sequence ATGGATCCTATACTAGAAAATGAGGGCGCTGCAGCTGACTCACCGGCTAAATATGGGAAGGcgaaacataaacataagaaaaagaagaatcaaACCGATAAACAACAAGAAGCCCCGTTGGTTGTGGGTGAAAAGAAGAGATTTGTGGTTACTAAATTATCCGCGTCTGATGAAAAAGATGTTCCTTCTGATAGTGTAGCTCAAAGCAATATCCATACAGTCCATTTCGGAACGCGAGGAGTGGAATCCCAGAGACCGCATGTTAGAtcaatttttaaagaaaagcctcCCGATGCTGCTCGTGCATCAAGTGCTGATAGAGAGCCTACGTCTACGAAAGAGTATGAAACCTTCCACGGTACGTCATCGTCTAGTCCTAGAAGttctatttttgatatattccgATTAAGACGTAAGAGTGATGCAAAAAAGCATCAAACGTTTATGCAAAACGTAAAAGCTGCACTTGGAGCTACACCAAAATCCGCAGAAGCCCCAGAAGCTCCGAAAGTGGAACAGACTGCTGAAACTCCCAAAGATTCGCACaagaaatattatcatacagTAACAGGAGCCTCTTCTCGTAAATCTAGTCCCATGACGCGAGTGATGGATCTTTTTAAAAGTAAACCCCAACAAGATACTAATCAAGCTACAACACATCCAGTGAAAAAGAAAGACGTAACATCTCGGCGAAAATCTATAGAAACCACATCGCCTACTTATCATAAAAATTCATATGCATCTTTTGATCCTATGCAAGCGAAACAATTGTTTAGAGAAGCTCGCGGCTTACCGAAATATGACCCTTATTTATCAATTGTTCAGATATCTATAGGAGGACGAGATAAGACGAGACTCTTGTTAAACTTTTTCAAATATCACAAATGCTATGAAATCCTACCCAAATCTGCTAAAGTCATAATATTTGACACTCAATTCTTAGTCAGAAAGACGTTTCCTACATTAATTTCACATGGTATTAGATCTGCGCCATTGTGGGATGCTCATAAAAAATTACTCGTAGGTATGATAACAGTGACAGATTTTATAAGAATTCTCCTTCATTACGATACAGAAAATTTGTCAATTGAAGATTTAGAAAGGCACACACTTCAAAGTTGGAAAAGAATATTGCGACCATCTCGCAAGCCTCTGTGTAGCGTGGGACCGGATCAGTCTTTGCATGAGGCTATAAACTTACTTAACAAAAATCGTGTCCATCGTCTCCTGATGATCGATCCGTTTAACGGTGacgttttgtatattttatccCATAAGAGGATTTTgagatttttgtttgtttaccttAATGAATTTCCTGAGTTAACGTTTTTCCATAAAACTTTAACTGATTTGAAGATTGGAACGTATGACGACATCGTGTCGGTTACGGACAATACTAGTATTAGAACAGCGTTTCAACTGTTGTTAGATAAAGATATTTCGGCTGTACCAGTTTTAGACGAAAATGGCACGCTCATAGATGTATATGCTAAATATGAAGTATTGAATCTAGTAAGTGAAAAATTGTATTCGAATTTGTCATTCACCATAAGTGaagtaagaaataaaaagaaagactgGGAAGAAAAATTACAGAAATGTCATTCAAGTATTACTTTATACGAGGCCTTGGAAGTAATAGTTAGAACTGAGAGTCATCGATTATTGTTAGTGAATAAGGATGATAAGCTTGTAGGCATCGTATCGTTGTCAGATATATTAGTATATTTAAATAGGATAATTCCGTCTGAGAAAAAAGTATCGTCACTACAAGAACTATTTAAGCCACTCGAGGTAAACAAATTACCAGAGTCGTCGAGAGAAATTGAAAACGAAGTCATATCCATTGAAGTACCTAACATAGCAGGTGTGGTGTCTAAATCTGACGAAACTactagcaataataataacgataataaaaatgaagataGTAAGGCGGAAGTGGAAGAAAATGAAGAGGAAAAGGAAGAAGTTGAAGAGTCAGACGTAACagaaaaagaaagtaaaattgGCGAATCAAGTAACGAGCAAGATCCACTCCCTCCTACAAACGAAGAAACGAACAATAAGGTAGATAAATTATGTGAATAA